GTCCGCGGCAGCGCGACTCCCGGGCGGGCGCCCGACGCCGACCCGCACACGAGTGAATTCCCCGGTGCCGATCGCCGCGATGATGTCACGCACACCCTTGTGGCCGCCGTGGCCGCCGCCGAATTTGAGCTTGAGGGTGTCGAACGGAATATCGAGCTCGTCTTGCAGCACGATCAAACGGTCCGGCTCCAGCGAATAGAACCGCAGAAGCTGCGCCACCGGGCCGCCAGACACGTTCATGTAGGTGTTCGGCTTCGCCAGCACGAACCGCGGCCCGCCCGGCACCACCCGGCCCTCGGCGACTGTCGCGTTGGTCTTGTGCGACTTGAACCTGGCGGATGCCCTGCTTGCCAATTCCGCCAACACCATCTGCCCGACATTGTGCCGGGTGTTGGCGTATTCGGCCCCCGGGTTGCCCAAGCCGACAACCAGCCAAGTCCGCTCGCTCATGTTTGCTTCATATCGTGACATCGGATCGTCAAGCCAGATCGTGAGACGGCTGCCGGGCCGGAGCGCGTCGCTCCGGCCCGGCATCCGTTCGTTGCTCTGTTCCTGGCTGACTACTACTCCGCGGCCGCCTCGGCCGCTGCGGCAGCACTCGCCTCGCTGGCGGCTTCTGCCACGGCCGCATCCGCAGCCTCGTCCGCAGCGGAGCCTGTCGGCACAGTGATGCCGACGATCAGCAGGTCGGGCTCATCGACCAGCACCGAACCGGCTGGCAGCGGAATGTCCTTGGCCAGCACATGCTGACCCTCTTCGAGACCCTCGATGTTGATGACGATCCGCTCAGGAATGTTCGTGGCCTCGGCCTCAAGACGGAGCGTGTTGACGTCGATCATCGCGATCGTGCCGGGGAAGGACTCGCCCTCCAGGTGCACGGGCACCTCGACGTGAACCTTCTCGCCCTTCTTGACGACGATGAGGTCGAGGTGCTCGATGATCTGGCGCACCGGATCCTTCTGCACATCCTTGACCAG
The Rathayibacter sp. SW19 DNA segment above includes these coding regions:
- the pth gene encoding aminoacyl-tRNA hydrolase, which translates into the protein MSERTWLVVGLGNPGAEYANTRHNVGQMVLAELASRASARFKSHKTNATVAEGRVVPGGPRFVLAKPNTYMNVSGGPVAQLLRFYSLEPDRLIVLQDELDIPFDTLKLKFGGGHGGHKGVRDIIAAIGTGEFTRVRVGVGRPPGSRAAADHVLRAFSKEERALLPSLITDAADAVEQIASDGLSAAQLRFHTAEK
- a CDS encoding 50S ribosomal protein L25/general stress protein Ctc: MSDDSNKVAAELRENFGKGAARKIRAAGKIPAVIYGHGTAPQHVTLPGHQIGLILRKANAVLELDIAGKSQLALVKDVQKDPVRQIIEHLDLIVVKKGEKVHVEVPVHLEGESFPGTIAMIDVNTLRLEAEATNIPERIVINIEGLEEGQHVLAKDIPLPAGSVLVDEPDLLIVGITVPTGSAADEAADAAVAEAASEASAAAAAEAAAE